From the uncultured Methanobrevibacter sp. genome, one window contains:
- a CDS encoding NAD(P)/FAD-dependent oxidoreductase encodes MIKTDVLVIGAGPAGSTAARFAAKGGAKVILMDKKSEIGAPKRCAEGVSKRTFEILELEADPHWITQEIEGIRLIAPDGTDVWLTNDVVELPEAGYILERKVFDKHLAMEAGRAGAEIRIKTQAKGLKKEEDGSYTVTCECMGEVYDINAKILIGADGPESHVAKWAGLKAITKPKHMEAGVQFEMCNAKMERNDVLEFYFGSVAPGGYFWLFPKGDDIVNAGLAIIPEMAEKSAYEYLVDAVNNCYALKDAQPVELNVGGDPVGGLVKEMYNDNIMLCGDAASQVNPLTGGGITSGITGGKLAGQTAAEAIAAGDCSKEFLKKYADLVDEAMGHDMDKYTKACDYLWSLNDDDLNSIAKAFQDIEFETLGTTELVKALIKVQPSAALKLRKLFL; translated from the coding sequence ATGATTAAAACTGATGTATTAGTTATTGGTGCTGGACCTGCTGGTTCCACTGCAGCAAGATTTGCTGCAAAAGGTGGGGCAAAAGTAATTCTCATGGATAAGAAATCTGAAATCGGTGCTCCTAAAAGATGTGCAGAAGGTGTTTCCAAAAGAACCTTTGAAATCTTAGAGCTTGAAGCTGACCCTCATTGGATTACCCAAGAAATCGAAGGTATCAGATTAATCGCTCCAGATGGAACTGATGTTTGGTTAACTAACGATGTAGTTGAATTGCCTGAAGCGGGTTACATCTTGGAAAGAAAAGTTTTCGATAAGCATTTGGCTATGGAAGCTGGTAGAGCAGGGGCAGAAATCAGAATCAAAACCCAAGCAAAAGGTCTTAAGAAAGAGGAAGATGGATCCTACACTGTAACTTGTGAATGCATGGGTGAAGTTTACGACATTAACGCTAAAATCCTTATCGGTGCAGATGGTCCTGAATCCCACGTAGCTAAATGGGCTGGATTAAAGGCTATCACCAAACCTAAACACATGGAAGCTGGTGTACAGTTTGAAATGTGTAATGCTAAAATGGAAAGAAACGATGTTCTTGAGTTCTACTTCGGTAGCGTAGCACCTGGTGGTTACTTCTGGTTATTCCCTAAAGGTGACGATATCGTAAATGCAGGACTTGCTATCATTCCTGAAATGGCTGAAAAATCCGCTTATGAATACTTAGTTGATGCTGTAAACAACTGTTACGCACTTAAGGATGCTCAACCTGTTGAATTGAATGTAGGTGGGGATCCTGTTGGTGGTCTTGTAAAGGAAATGTACAATGACAACATTATGCTTTGTGGAGATGCCGCAAGTCAAGTTAACCCATTAACCGGTGGAGGAATCACCAGCGGTATTACTGGTGGTAAATTAGCAGGACAAACCGCTGCTGAAGCTATTGCTGCAGGAGACTGCTCCAAAGAATTCCTTAAAAAATATGCTGATTTGGTTGATGAAGCTATGGGTCACGATATGGACAAATACACCAAAGCTTGTGATTACTTATGGTCTTTAAATGATGATGACTTAAACAGCATTGCAAAAGCTTTCCAAGACATTGAATTTGAAACTCTTGGAACCACTGAACTTGTAAAGGCTTTAATTAAAGTTCAACCAAGTGCAGCATTAAAATTACGTAAATTATTCTTATAG
- a CDS encoding 4Fe-4S binding protein, which translates to MIVKDWCSYCGCCAGVCVRNCIEVKETALVFDDNCNNCGICVDACPLAALEMEEE; encoded by the coding sequence ATGATTGTAAAAGATTGGTGTTCTTACTGCGGTTGTTGCGCAGGTGTCTGTGTAAGAAACTGCATAGAAGTAAAGGAAACTGCTTTAGTTTTTGATGATAACTGTAATAACTGTGGAATTTGTGTTGATGCTTGTCCTTTAGCAGCATTAGAAATGGAAGAGGAATAA
- the galE gene encoding UDP-glucose 4-epimerase GalE — MILVTGGAGYIGSHINKLLNNSGYETVILDNLSKGHKSAVKWGELVNADLSDSDKLREIFQNHDIEAVMHFAAFSSVAESVEEPEKYFKNNYENTLNLLKVMKEFRVRKFIFSSTAALYGIPKSIPISEDSELKPINPYGESKLMVENLLKDESDFGGLKYVSLRYFNAAGADLDCEIGEDHDPESHLIPLVLDAALGRRNSISIFGDDYSTPDGTCIRDYIHVNDLADAHLKALQYLEDPFHDSNIFNLGNGNGFSVREVVDTCKKVTGIDFDVKIEGRRPGDPDILIADSKKAEEILGWKPQITELEDIVESAWNWHKKIHS; from the coding sequence ATGATTTTAGTTACTGGTGGAGCAGGATATATAGGTTCTCATATTAATAAATTACTTAATAACTCAGGTTATGAAACAGTCATATTGGATAATTTGTCCAAAGGTCATAAATCTGCAGTAAAATGGGGGGAATTAGTTAATGCGGATTTAAGTGATAGTGATAAATTAAGAGAAATTTTTCAAAACCATGATATTGAAGCAGTAATGCACTTTGCAGCATTTTCATCTGTAGCGGAATCTGTTGAGGAACCTGAAAAGTATTTCAAGAACAATTATGAAAACACCTTGAATTTGCTTAAAGTAATGAAGGAATTCAGAGTAAGAAAATTTATCTTCTCATCAACAGCCGCATTGTATGGTATTCCAAAATCAATTCCTATCAGTGAAGATAGTGAGTTGAAGCCAATCAACCCTTATGGGGAATCAAAACTAATGGTTGAAAACCTGTTGAAGGATGAATCTGATTTTGGTGGCTTGAAATATGTGTCATTAAGATATTTCAATGCAGCAGGTGCAGACTTGGATTGTGAAATTGGTGAAGACCATGATCCTGAATCCCATCTAATTCCTTTGGTATTGGATGCTGCTCTTGGAAGAAGGAACAGCATTTCCATTTTCGGGGATGATTACAGTACTCCTGATGGTACTTGCATTAGGGATTATATTCATGTAAATGACTTGGCTGATGCTCATTTGAAAGCATTGCAGTATTTAGAGGACCCATTCCATGACAGCAATATTTTCAATTTGGGAAATGGTAATGGATTTTCAGTGCGTGAAGTTGTTGACACTTGCAAAAAGGTCACTGGAATAGACTTTGATGTAAAGATTGAAGGAAGACGTCCAGGTGATCCGGATATTTTAATAGCTGATTCCAAAAAGGCAGAAGAGATTTTAGGATGGAAACCGCAAATTACTGAATTGGAAGACATTGTCGAATCTGCTTGGAATTGGCATAAAAAGATTCATAGTTAA